One stretch of Campylobacter sp. DNA includes these proteins:
- a CDS encoding nitrous oxide reductase accessory protein NosL, translated as MKFPLILATFIALCGAAEIQNSTTQSSSSAQNLSAPDNTGLGSAQNSKPARDLAWLKDVNLTCAKYGIDTSAHPEFRAYARLKDGSALAFASPKAMFAYFFEGESSGANFNGASAKMNSENENSLGANSESKNPVSGNLGEANSASANSREANSTDANFGSAELYVTDYASGEILRAQDAFYVFGSVLQSARGDDLITFARLRDAQDFMREKKGHKILQFREISAKLIDYLR; from the coding sequence GTGAAATTTCCACTCATTTTGGCGACATTTATAGCGCTTTGCGGCGCAGCGGAGATACAAAATTCCACGACGCAAAGCTCTAGCTCGGCGCAGAATTTAAGCGCGCCTGATAATACTGGTCTCGGTTCGGCGCAAAATTCCAAACCCGCGCGCGATCTTGCGTGGCTAAAAGACGTAAATCTCACCTGCGCCAAATACGGCATCGATACTAGCGCGCATCCCGAATTTCGCGCTTATGCAAGGCTTAAAGACGGCAGCGCGCTCGCGTTTGCTTCGCCCAAGGCGATGTTTGCGTATTTTTTCGAGGGTGAGAGCTCGGGCGCAAATTTTAACGGAGCTTCCGCAAAGATGAATTCTGAGAATGAAAATTCTTTGGGGGCGAATTCTGAGAGCAAAAATCCAGTTAGCGGCAATTTAGGCGAGGCAAATTCCGCTAGCGCAAATTCCCGCGAGGCAAATTCTACGGACGCGAATTTCGGCAGTGCGGAGCTTTACGTTACCGATTACGCAAGCGGCGAAATTTTGCGGGCGCAGGACGCGTTTTATGTCTTCGGCAGCGTGCTGCAAAGCGCCAGAGGCGACGATCTTATCACGTTTGCAAGATTGCGCGACGCGCAAGACTTCATGCGCGAGAAAAAGGGGCATAAAATTTTGCAGTTTCGCGAAATCTCCGCTAAGCTAATCGATTATCTAAGATGA